From the Longimicrobium sp. genome, the window CTATCCCGCGTGCGAATGGGCGGCAAGGACGCGGGCGCCGCGCGGGTTGACCAACCCCAAGCGCCGCAGTAGCTTGCTTCGTTCCGGCCCCGCGCCCGCGGGCGTCCTCTCCCTGGAAATCCGAATGCGCCAATCCCTCCGCCGTCCCACGACGCTGCTCTCCGCGCTCGCCCTGTGCGGCGCGCTGGCGGCGTGCGGCGACGCGCCCACGCTGCCCACCTCGTTCGCGCAGGAGGCGGGAGGGAAGACGTGGGTGGCGGTGACGCCGCCGGCGGGGATGCCCGACGCGCGCAGCTGGCTGGCCTACACCAGCCGCCCGCTGGCCGCGCAGCTGCGGGAGATGACGCAGCAGGCCGCCCGCGCCCGCCGCGCGGGGATGCTGGAGGCGGCGCTGGAGATGGAGGGGCAGGCCACGCGCCTGGCCGCCTCCTTCGTCACCACGGATCCCGCGGCGCCGAAGGTGATGGGCGCGATCGGCGCCGTGCGCGAGTGGGAGCACCGCGCCCAGGACCGCCTGCGCGCGGGCGACTACCCCGAGCTGGCGGCCGCGCTGTCCACCGTCGCCGCGCACCGCGCCGCGGCGGAGCTCGCGCTCTCGCAGGGCGACCGGAAGACGGCGGTGCTGCGCCTGGCCGACGCGGCCGACGCGGCGCGCCCCTTCGCCCCGCAGGCCGTGGCGCTGGACCTGGTCGCCCGGGCCGAGGCGCGCATCGACGGCGACCCGTCGCCCACGCCGGATCTCCGCCGCGCGCGCCTCCTCCTGCGCCTGGCGCGCGAGGCCATGGCTACGGGCGACCAGACGCGGGCGATGAAGCGCGCCTGGTACGCGCTGCAGATCGTGGACGCGCACGACGGGGGCGGCGCGCGCTGATCGCGACACTCTGCAAAGTCTTTGCAATCAGTTGTTTTCCGGCGCCGGAACCGTTAGATTCCGGCGCTGATTTCTTGCCCATAGGCTGCACCCCAGGCCGCTTCCACCCGGAGCGGCCCGCGCGCCCTCTCCCTCCGAACGGCGGGAAAGGGCCCTTTGCTGCCACGGCGGGCCATTCCGTGTCCCGCCGTACTCCCGACTGAGCGGTTTCATCCCGCGGGCCCGGCCCCGCGTTCCGGCGCCCGCGCCTTCGCCGCGCGGGTTCGATCGTTCGCTTCCAACCTCTCGGACCATGGCGTTCAGCCCCAGATCCCTCGTGTCTCCCGCGGCGTTCGGCGCCGCCGTGGCCGGCCTGCTCGCGCTGGCCGCGTGCAGCGACCGCACCTCTCCGCTCGGGCCCACCGATCCGCGGGCGCCCGGCGCGCCGGAGATGGTGGGCAGCATCCGCTGCACGGCGAGCGTGAAGGCCGGCACCGTGTCGTGCGGCCAGGCGGAGCTCCCCCCGGGCGCCCGCGGCTACATCATCGTGGGCGGCCAGCACGTGAACGTGGAGCTGACCTCGTCGAACGTCACCTACGACGCGGGGACGGGCGCGTTCGCCTTCGACGTGACGGTGATGAACAAGATCCCGCAGGCGATGGGCACCACCGACGGCGTGGCGGCCGACACCAACGGCGTACGCGTGATCTTCGCCTCGGGCCCGCAGGTCACCGCCGGCTCGGGCGACGCCTCGGTGTCGAACGCCGACGGGATGGACGCCTTCACCTCCACCAACCAGCCCTTCTTCCGCTACGCGGGCGCGGCGCTGGGCGCGGACGGGATCCTCTCCACCAACGAGACCTCGTCGGCGAAGAACTGGCAGCTGCACGTCGACGGCACGGTGGAGAGCTTCGCCTTCACCCTGTACGTGGTGACCGAGGTGCCGCGGCCCGACGGGTGGGTCGACGTGTTCCCCGGCACCGGCAACGTGCTGACCGGCGACACGGTGGCGCTGACCGACTCGGTGCGCACCGCGGTGGGCACGCTGGTCGCCGACGCCACGGTTACCTGGGCCTCGGCCGACTCCCTGATCGCGCGTGTCGACTCGGCGGGGAATGTGGTGGGCGTGGCGCCCGGGAGCACGGTGATCACCGCCACGGCGGGGAGCCGAACCGGCTCGTTCACGGTGGGCGTGTGCCCCAAGCTGGCCGTCGGCCAGGCGTACACGACCAGCATGCCGGCCGCGGCCAGCCTGTGCCTGGGCGGCGGCGCGTCGGGCGCCGAGTACGTGTACATGCCCATGAACCTGGCGCAGAGCACGGCGCTGTCGGCGTTCAGCCTGTCCGCCGTGGGCGTCGACACCACGCTCAAGCCGCAGTCTCCCAGCCCCACGCGCCTCCCCGGCGGGCTGTCGCCGCTGCGCATCCCGGGCGAGGGGCTGGAGATCGCCAGCGACCTCCCCTACGTGGAGCGCGACCTGCCGCGGCTGAACGGGATGCTGGGCAACCCGGCGGCGCGCATCCGCCGCGGCCGCGCCGGCGGGATCCGCGCGATCATCACCCAGGGGGTGGTGCCCTCGGTGGGCGACTCGATGGACCTCAACACCAACTCGGCGTGCTCGGCCAACCCCAGCGTGCGCCGCGGCGTGGTGCGCTCGGTCGGCCAGCACCTCGTCATCGTGGCCGACACGGCCAACCCGCCGGGCGGCTTCACCACCGCGCAGTACGACTCCATCGCGACCGAGTTCGACTCCATCGCCTGGCCGGTCGACAGCGCCAACTTCGGCGCGCCCACCGACGTGGACGGCAACGGCCACGTGGTGGCGTTCTTCACCCGCGCGGTCAACGAGCTGTCGCCGCAGAACTCGTCGTCGGTGGTGCTGGGCTTCTTCGCCAGCAAGGACATCTTCTCCAACGACCCGGCGGACGGCTGCACCAACAGCAACATGGGCGAGATGTTCTACATGCTCGTTCCCGACACCGGCGGCGTGGTGAACAACAACAAGCGCGCGGTGTCGTTCGTGCGGGGGAACACCACCGGCACGCTGGGGCACGAGTTCCAGCACATGATCAACGCCTTCCGGCGCGGCTACGTCACCGGCGCCAGCTCGTTCGAGCAGGGCTTCCTGAACGAGGGGCTCAGCCACATCGCCGAGGAGCTGATGTTCTACCGCACCTCGGGGATGACGCCGAAGAGCAACGTGGGCCCGGGGACCAACGCCGTGAGCGGCGTGCAGCTCAACTCGAAGCGGGTGAACGCGTACAACGCCTACGCGTCGCAGAACATCGGCCGGTTCCGCAGCTGGCTGCAGCGCCCCGACACCACGGGCGCGTTCAAGCAGAACCAGAACTCGCTGGCGGTGCGCGGCGCCATCTGGGCGTTCCTGCGCTACGCGGCCGACCGGCAGGGCGGCAGCGAGCAGGACTTCTGGTTCCACCTGGTGAACGACAACCTGCAGGGCACGGCCAACATCCAGCACGTGATCGGCAACAACGACCCGACCACCTGGCAGCGCGACTTCATCACCGCGCTGTACGCCGACGACAACGCGTTCGGCGTGAACGCCGAGTACGTCACGCAGAGCTGGAACTTCCGCGCGCTGTACACGCTGCTGAACGGGAGCTACTCGCTGCTGCAGCGGCCGCTGTTCAACAACACGCCGCTCACGCTGACCTACAGCGGCGGCGGCAGCACGGCCTACACGCGCTTCCGCGTGAACGCCGCCGCCTTCGGACGGGTGACCACGGGCTCCTCGCCGCTGACGCCGTACGCGCTGGTGGTGATGCGCACGCGGTAGGCGGCCGCCGGCCGAATGCGGGAAACGGAGAGGCAGGGGGGCGGACGCTCCCCTGCCTCTCCGTTTTCCCCGGGGCCGATTGCCCTTCGTTCGACGCGGGACGGCAAACGGTTGAGGGGAAGCGGCTTCGGCGTTAGCTTTCAGCCGCCGCCCGGATGGCGAAATCGGTAGACGCAGCAGACTCAAAATCTGCCGTCCGCAAGGGCATGTCGGTTCGAGTCCGACTCCGGGCACTGCATGGCGGGCCGTATCTCCTTGATGGAAATGCGGCCCGTTGCGCGTCCGTCTCCGAACGGCGCGAACGATCCCGTTGACACCGGTCCGCCGCGGCGCAAATCTATTCCCTGCTGTTCTCTCCGCCTGTTTCGATGTGATTTCCGGGGTGCTCCTCCGTCCCCCGCGAAGCCCTCCTCGCACAATGGTTCCTTCCATGCGATGCTCGAGCTTCATCGCCGCCCGCCTGGCGCTTGCCGGGCTTTCCGCGCTGGCGCTGGCCGCGTGCAGCGACCGCGGCCCCGTGGCGCCGGCCACGCCCCCCGGCGAGCCCGCCCAGCCGCTGGTCCTGGGGAGCGTCGAGTGCACCGCCAGCACCACGGCGCGCACCCTTTCCTGCGGGGCCGGGCAGCTTCCCGGCGGCGCGCGCGGCTACATCATCGTGGGCGGGCAGGGCACCTACGTGCAACTGACCTCGTCGAACGTCTCGTACAACAGCGGGACGCACGTCTTCGCCTTCGACGTCACGGTGCAGAACCTCATCCCCCAGCCCATGGGAACGACGAACGGCACCACGCCCGACGGCAGCGGGGTGCGCGTGGTCTTCGCCACGGGGCCGAACGTGACCGGCGGCTTGGGGAGCGCCACGGTGGCGGGGGCCGACGGGACGGGGACGTTCACCGCCTCGAACCAGCCGTTCTACACGTACTCGGGCGGGCAGCTCGGCGGGGACGGGATCCTCTCGCAGAACGAGACCTCGTCGGCGCGCAACTGGACGCTGAACGTGGATCCCACGGTCACCTCCTTCGTCTTCACCCTCTACGTCGTGGCCGAGGTGCCGCACCCCAACGGCTACATCGACGTGACCCCCGCGGCCGACTCGCTGGCGGCGGGTTCGTCGCAGGCGCTGACCGCCACGGTGCGCAGCGCGGTGGGCAACAACGTCGGCGGGTCGGTGACGTGGGGGACGAGCGACAACGGCGTGGCGACAGTGGACGCGTCGGGGAACGTCACCGGCGTGGCCCCGGGGACGGCGACCATCACCGCCACCAGCGGCGCGCGGACGGGGACGGCGACGATCGCCGTCTGCCCCAACCTGGCGCTGGGCGGCGTGTTCGTGGCCGACATGCCCGCGGGCTCCAGCCTCTGCCTCTCGGGCGGCGGGTCGGGCGCGGAGTACACGGCGGTGCCGGTGAACGTGAACGACGCCGCCTCCGTGTCGCTGAGCGTGACCGGAAGCGGGATCGTGGCGGTGTCGGGCGCGCCGACGCCGGACCGGCTCCCGTCCTCGGCTCGCTTCACCGTCGCGGCGAGGGCGGCGCAGGAGGACTTCGGGACGCGGCTGCGGGTGCGCGACCGGGCCCAGCTCACGCGGATGATCCCCGACGCGCGGCAGCGGTGGATCAGCCGCGGCGCGGCGGGGATGCGCGGGGGCGCTGCGGCGGGGGTGCGCGGCGCCATCACCCCCGGCGTGCCGTCGGTGGGCGCACTGATGAACCTGAACGTGGAGACGGACAACGCCTGCTCCACCCTCGACACGCGCGTGGGGCGGGTGGAGGCGGTGGGAACGCGGATCATCGTGATCGCTGACATCATGAACCCGGAGGGCGGGCTGAGCGCGGCCGACTACCAGGCCATCGCCGACAGCTTCGACCTGTTCGTGCACCCGGTGGCCACCGGCAACTTCGGCACACCCAGCGACATCGACAGCAACGGTGGCCGGGTGATCGCCTTCTACACGCGCGCGGTGAACGAGCTGACGCCGGCCGCCTCGTCGGCGTACATCGGCGGCTTCTTCTTCCAGCGCGACCTGCTTCCCGCGGCGAGCTGCGCCACCTCGAACGTGGGCGAGATGTTCTACATGCTGGCGGCCGACACGGGGGGCGCGGTGAACGGCAACAAGCGCAGCGTCTCCTTCATCAAGTCGGTGACGGTGGGGACGCTGGCGCACGAGTTCCAGCACATGATCAACGCCGCGCGCCGGATGTACGTGAACTCGGCGCCGGGGTTCGAGGAGGTGTGGCTGGACGAGGGGCTGTCGCACATCGCCGAGGAGCTGATCTTCTACAACCGCTCGGGGCTCTCGCCCGGCGGCAACGTGAACGCGGCGAGCCTGGCGGTGCCCGCGACGCAGGACGCCTTCTTCACCTACGCCGAGTCGAACTTCGGGCGGCTGCGGCAGTGGCTGCTGTCGCCGCACACCAACGGCGGCTTCCAGCTGGACGACGACCTGGCCACGCGCGGCGCGGCGTGGGCGTTCCTGCGCTACGCGGCCGACCGCAAGGGCGGCACGCAGTCGACCACCTGGAACGCGCTGGTCAACAGCACCACGGAGGGGATGACCAACGTGCAGGCCGTGCTGGGCACCGACCCGCTCCCCTGGTACCGCGACTTCGTGGGCGCCATGTACGCCGACGACGCGGGGATCGGGGCCTCGGCCACCTACTCGCAGCCGAGCTGGAACTTCCGCAACCTCTACGCGAACCTGGACTACACCCCCGGCCCGGTGTGCTCGTGCGCGTACGAGCTGGCGGTGCGCAACCCGTCGAACGGCGTGGCCGACGCGTTCTCGCTCACCGACAGCGGCGCCGCGGCGTACCTGCGCGTGGGCGTGGCGTCGAGCGCGTTCGCGGGATTGAAAACGCTGTCCGGCGGCCTGGCGCCCGCGTCGACGGTGCGGATGCTGGTGATCCGGCGGAAGTAGCGTCGCGATCCGCTCGAACGACCGGCGGCCCGCCCGGGAGCTCTCCCGGGCGGGCCGTTCGCATCTCCGGAATTCCGTTCGGAGATCAGCCGGTGCAGCAGATGAAGTGGATGTCGCTGCCGCAGGTGTAGAAGCAGGTGTGCGCGGGCTGCTGCGTGCGGGCCGCGTTGGCGCGCACGGTACCGCGCGCGCCCTCGCCGCCCTCGCCGGCGGGGAACGACTCCACCGCTAGCGCGTCCAGGTCCAGCCGGATCTTCTCCATCCGTCCCTCCGTCCTTCGCGGGTTGATGGGAAGCTGCGCGGTGGGCTCGCAGCGCGTGCGCCATGGAGTCTAGGGAGACGGGCGGCGGCGCGCCCACGCCTTTCCCGCCGGGCGCCCCGCGCGTGGAGACGGCACGGAGATTGATCGCACCGGCGTCGGCGCGCGGCGTTCGGCCGGGCGAAACGGGAGAGGAGCGAAAAGCCAGATGCTGAGCGAACAGGATCGCGGGAAGATCGAGCGGGCGCTGCTGCGCGAGCGCGAGCGGGTGCTGGAGAACATCGGCCACTTCGACGAGCGGATGAACGACCTGCGCGAGCGCGCGGGCGAGCTGAGCCTGTACCGCTTCCACCCGGCCGACATCGGCAGCGAGAGCCACGAGCAGGAGCAGGACTTCCTGCTGACCAGCGTGGAGGGGCGGAGGCTGTACCAGGTGGACGAGGCGCTGTCGCGGCTCTACAAGACGCCGGAGGAGTTCGGGAAGTGCGAGGTGTGCGGCCGCGACATCGAACTGGAGCGGCTGGAGGTGATCCCCGAGACGCGGCTGTGCGCCGAGCACGCGCTGCAGGCCGACCGCGACACCGCCTCCGCCGCCGACCCGCGCGAGGCCGCCCGCACCGGCGACGACGCGGCGATCTGAACCGGGGCCGTCATCCTTAAAGAAAGTCTCACGCAGAGTCAGCAGAGTCAGCAGAGAACTGCAGTTCCCTCTGCTGACTCTGCTGACTCTGCGTGAGACATTTCTGTTTGGATGATCAGAGCTACACGACGTCGCGGAGGATCTCCTGGAGGGCTTCGCGGGCGCGCATCACGCGCATCTTCAGCGCGCTGATGCCGGTTTCGAGGCGCTCCGCCATCTCCTCGTAGCTCAGCCCGTCCACGTGCTTCAGCAGGAAGGCCTCGCGCTGCGCGGCGGGGAGGCGCATCAGCGCGGCGTCGACCACGCGGCCCAGCTCGGTGCGCTCCAGCGTGCGGCCGGGATCGTCGCCCTCGCCGGCGGCGTGCGCGTCGTCTTGCAGCGGCGCGGTGTGCTGGCGGCGGTTCTTCAGCCAGTCCTTGCAGCGGTTGCGCAGTATGCGGAAGAGCCACGCCGCGAACCGGTCGGGGTCGCAGGTGTCCAGCCGCGTGAACGCCTTCACGAAGGTGTCCTGCACCAGGTCGGCGGCGGCGTCGCGGTCGCCCACCATGGCCGCGGCGTGGCGGTACATGGTGTCCTGGTAGCGTCCCACCAGGCACGCGTATACCTCGCGCTCGCCCGCCAGGATGCGCCCGATCAGCTCGCCGTCCGGCTGCTGCGGCTCCACGTCTTCCGTCTCGGCCTCCATCCATGGAAAAGGGGCGCCCGCCGCGCCCCGGCGGCCCCGCGCCCGCACGCCGCAAGTGGCGGCCCCCGTGCCGCTTCCGCCACCCCGTGGGGCCGCTTGCCACACCGGGTCCCCCGCGCTATGTTGGCGCGCCCCGGCTGGCCCGGATGCTGCACGCCGCCCCCGACCCGTCCGGCCGGGGCGCACGCCGGGGCGAACGGCACGCGTTTCCGAAATCTTAGCTGCGCACGGGCGTCAGGGGAAAGACAGACATGGCTGGCAAGGGGCTGGAAGGGGTGGTCGTCGGTCAGTCCAGGCTGAGCGACATCAACGGCGAGGTCGGCGAGCTGATCTACGCGGGGTACGACATCGACGACCTCGCGCGCAACACCACCTTCGAGGAGGTCTGCTACCTCCTGTGGAACGGCGAGCTCCCCAACCGGGAGCAGCTGGACGGGCTCAAGCGCGTGCTGGCCGCCAACGCGCGCCTGAGCGACGAGATGCTGGCCATGGTCCGCGCCTTCCCGAAGGACGCGGACCCCATGGCCGCGCTCCGCACCGCCGTCTCGGCGCTGGGGATGTACGACCCGAACGCCGACGACATCTCCGCCGCGGAGCTGCGCCGCAAGGCCGTCTTCCTCACCGCGCAGACGCCCACGCTGGTGGCCGCGTACGCCCGCGCGCGCAGCGGGAAGGACCCGCTGCAGCCCAAGGAGGGGATGAGCGTCGCGGCCAACTTCCTGTACATGCTGAACGGCGAGGACGCCAACGAGACCCGCTGCCGCACCATGGACGCGGCGCTGGTGCTGCACGCCGAGCACGCGATGAACGCCTCGACCTTCGCGGCGCGCGTGACGGCCGGCACGCTCTCCGACATGTACTCGTGCATCACCTCGGCGATCGGCACGCTGAAGGGCCCCAGCCACGGCGGCGCCAACGTGGAGGTGATGAACATGCTCCGCGAGATCGACGAGAGCGGCGAGGATCCCGCGGCGTGGGTGCACGGCGCGCTGGAGGGCGGGAAGAAGGTGATGGGCTTCGGGCACCGCGTCTACAAGGCCACCGACCCGCGCGCCACCGTGCTGCGCGAGCTGGCCGACCGCATCATGGGCGAGGCGGGCGAGACGAAGTGGCTGGACCTGTCGGACAAGATCCGCGCGGCCATGGCGCAGGAGATGGAGAGCCGCGGCAAGCGCATCTATCCCAACGTCGACTTCTTCTCGGCCTCGGTCTACACCACGCTGGGGATCCCGATGGACCTGTTCACCGCGGTGTTCGCCATCGCGCGCACGCCGGGGTGGACGGCGCACCTGCTGGAGCAGTACGCCGACAACCGGCTGATCCGCCCGAGCTCGGAGTACGTGGGCCCGCGCGGGAAGACCGTCGTGCCCATCGACCAGCGGTAGGCTCGCGCGGCGAGGCCGGCGGCGCACGCGGGGCGCGGCGGGGTGCCCGCCGCGCCCCGTTGCTTGGTGCGAAAGTGCGAGAGTGCGAAGGTGCGAGAGGTGGTCCGGCGACTCGCCACTTTCTCACGCTCTCCTCACCACTTTCGCACTCTCGCACTTTCGCACTTTCGCACATCTTTACCGAACCAATCACTCGAACCGAGCCTGACGAATATGAGCGACTGGAGCCCCACCGCCCCCGCGGGCGGCGAGCGCGTGGAGATCCGCGACGGGAAGCTGCACGTTCCCGATCACCCCGTCCTCCCCTTCATCGAGGGCGACGGCACCGGGCCCGACATCTGGAACGCCTCGCAGCCCGTGTTCGACGCGGCGGTCGAGAAGGCGTACGGCGGGAAGCGGAAGATCCACTGGATGGAGGTGCTGGCCGGCGAGAAGAGCTTCCAGCAGACCGGGAGCTGGCTTCCCGACGCCACCCTCGACGCTTTCCGCGAGTACCTGGTGGGGATCAAGGGGCCGCTGACCACCCCCGTGGGCGGCGGCATCCGCTCGCTGAACGTCGCCCTGCGCCAGATCCTGGACCTCTACGCCTGCGTTCGCCCGGTGCGCTGGTTCGAGGGCGTCCCCAGCCCGGTGAAGAAGCCCGGCGACGTCGACATGGTCATATTCCGCGAGAACACGGAAGACATCTACGCGGGGATCGAGTTCGAGGAGGGGACCGACGATGCGCGGAAGTTCTCCGAGGCGCTGCAGCAGAGCTTCCCCGACCGCTTCCGGAAGGTGCGCTTCCCCGAGACCTCGGGCTTCGGCATCAAGCCCGTGTCGCGCGAGGGGACGGAGCGCCTGGTGCGCGCGGCGCTCGACTACGCGCTGGCGCACGGCCGCCGCTCGGTGACGCTGGTGCACAAGGGGAACATCATGAAGTTCACCGAGGGCGCCTTCAAGAACTGGGGATACGAGCTGGCCCGCCGCGACTACGGCGCGGGCGACTACGAGGGCGGGCCCTGGCAGGTGATCGACCGCGGCGGGAAGCAGGTGATCGTGAACGACGTGATCGCCGACGCCTTCCTGCAGCAGATCCTCACGCGCCCGAAGGAGTACGACGTGATCGCCACGCTCAACCTGAACGGCGACTACATCTCCGACGCGCTGGCGGCGCAGGTGGGCGGGATCGGCATCGCGCCGGGGGCCAACATCAACTACGTCACCGGCCACGCCATCTTCGAGGCCACGCACGGCACCGCCCCCAAGTACGCGGGGAAGGACATGGTCAACCCCGGCTCGGTCATCCTCAGCGGCGAGATGATGCTGCGCTACATGGGGTGGACCGAGGCCGCGGACCTGATCATCAAGGGCCTCGAGGGCGCCATCGGCGCCAAGACGGTGACCTACGACTTCGAGCGGCTGATGGAGGGCGCCACCAAGGTCTCGTGCTCGGAGTTCGGCCGCCGCATCGTGCAGCACATGCAGTAGAAGTGCGGAAGTGCTCGTAGAAGTGCGGAAGTGCGTGAGTGCGGGAGTGCGTGGTGAAGGCGCGGGAGCCTGGTATTCGCGCATCCCCAAACGCACTCATGCACTTCCGCACTCACGCACTTCCACACTGACGAACAGATGACGAATTTCGAACCGGACGATCCCCGATGAACGTTTCCGTCCTCCGCAGCGAGCTGGCCTCGCTGGAGACGCCGCTCCTGGCCGTTCCCGTGTTCGAGGGGAACGGCGCCGACCCGGCCGTGGCCGCGCTCGACGTGGCGCTGGGCGGGCTGATCACCGCCGTGCGCGACCGTGGCGACCTGCGCGGCAAGGAGGGCGACGTCCTCCTCCTGCACCGCTCCGGCGGTGGCGTGGCCGCGCAGCGCGTCCTCCTGGTCGGCGTGGGCAAGCCCGACGCGCTGACCCCCGAGCGGCTGCGCAAGGCCGGCGGCGCCGCGGCCAAGCAGGCGGCCAAGGCCCGCTCCGCCGCCCTCACCTTCGCGCTTCCCGCCTCCTCGCTCTCCGCGGCCGAGGCGGCGCGCGCGGTCACCGAGGGCGTCGTCCTCGGCGCCTACGCCTTCACCGAGCTCAAGTCCA encodes:
- a CDS encoding Ig-like domain-containing protein; this translates as MSPAAFGAAVAGLLALAACSDRTSPLGPTDPRAPGAPEMVGSIRCTASVKAGTVSCGQAELPPGARGYIIVGGQHVNVELTSSNVTYDAGTGAFAFDVTVMNKIPQAMGTTDGVAADTNGVRVIFASGPQVTAGSGDASVSNADGMDAFTSTNQPFFRYAGAALGADGILSTNETSSAKNWQLHVDGTVESFAFTLYVVTEVPRPDGWVDVFPGTGNVLTGDTVALTDSVRTAVGTLVADATVTWASADSLIARVDSAGNVVGVAPGSTVITATAGSRTGSFTVGVCPKLAVGQAYTTSMPAAASLCLGGGASGAEYVYMPMNLAQSTALSAFSLSAVGVDTTLKPQSPSPTRLPGGLSPLRIPGEGLEIASDLPYVERDLPRLNGMLGNPAARIRRGRAGGIRAIITQGVVPSVGDSMDLNTNSACSANPSVRRGVVRSVGQHLVIVADTANPPGGFTTAQYDSIATEFDSIAWPVDSANFGAPTDVDGNGHVVAFFTRAVNELSPQNSSSVVLGFFASKDIFSNDPADGCTNSNMGEMFYMLVPDTGGVVNNNKRAVSFVRGNTTGTLGHEFQHMINAFRRGYVTGASSFEQGFLNEGLSHIAEELMFYRTSGMTPKSNVGPGTNAVSGVQLNSKRVNAYNAYASQNIGRFRSWLQRPDTTGAFKQNQNSLAVRGAIWAFLRYAADRQGGSEQDFWFHLVNDNLQGTANIQHVIGNNDPTTWQRDFITALYADDNAFGVNAEYVTQSWNFRALYTLLNGSYSLLQRPLFNNTPLTLTYSGGGSTAYTRFRVNAAAFGRVTTGSSPLTPYALVVMRTR
- a CDS encoding citrate/2-methylcitrate synthase, encoding MAGKGLEGVVVGQSRLSDINGEVGELIYAGYDIDDLARNTTFEEVCYLLWNGELPNREQLDGLKRVLAANARLSDEMLAMVRAFPKDADPMAALRTAVSALGMYDPNADDISAAELRRKAVFLTAQTPTLVAAYARARSGKDPLQPKEGMSVAANFLYMLNGEDANETRCRTMDAALVLHAEHAMNASTFAARVTAGTLSDMYSCITSAIGTLKGPSHGGANVEVMNMLREIDESGEDPAAWVHGALEGGKKVMGFGHRVYKATDPRATVLRELADRIMGEAGETKWLDLSDKIRAAMAQEMESRGKRIYPNVDFFSASVYTTLGIPMDLFTAVFAIARTPGWTAHLLEQYADNRLIRPSSEYVGPRGKTVVPIDQR
- a CDS encoding Ig-like domain-containing protein, whose amino-acid sequence is MRCSSFIAARLALAGLSALALAACSDRGPVAPATPPGEPAQPLVLGSVECTASTTARTLSCGAGQLPGGARGYIIVGGQGTYVQLTSSNVSYNSGTHVFAFDVTVQNLIPQPMGTTNGTTPDGSGVRVVFATGPNVTGGLGSATVAGADGTGTFTASNQPFYTYSGGQLGGDGILSQNETSSARNWTLNVDPTVTSFVFTLYVVAEVPHPNGYIDVTPAADSLAAGSSQALTATVRSAVGNNVGGSVTWGTSDNGVATVDASGNVTGVAPGTATITATSGARTGTATIAVCPNLALGGVFVADMPAGSSLCLSGGGSGAEYTAVPVNVNDAASVSLSVTGSGIVAVSGAPTPDRLPSSARFTVAARAAQEDFGTRLRVRDRAQLTRMIPDARQRWISRGAAGMRGGAAAGVRGAITPGVPSVGALMNLNVETDNACSTLDTRVGRVEAVGTRIIVIADIMNPEGGLSAADYQAIADSFDLFVHPVATGNFGTPSDIDSNGGRVIAFYTRAVNELTPAASSAYIGGFFFQRDLLPAASCATSNVGEMFYMLAADTGGAVNGNKRSVSFIKSVTVGTLAHEFQHMINAARRMYVNSAPGFEEVWLDEGLSHIAEELIFYNRSGLSPGGNVNAASLAVPATQDAFFTYAESNFGRLRQWLLSPHTNGGFQLDDDLATRGAAWAFLRYAADRKGGTQSTTWNALVNSTTEGMTNVQAVLGTDPLPWYRDFVGAMYADDAGIGASATYSQPSWNFRNLYANLDYTPGPVCSCAYELAVRNPSNGVADAFSLTDSGAAAYLRVGVASSAFAGLKTLSGGLAPASTVRMLVIRRK
- a CDS encoding TraR/DksA C4-type zinc finger protein codes for the protein MLSEQDRGKIERALLRERERVLENIGHFDERMNDLRERAGELSLYRFHPADIGSESHEQEQDFLLTSVEGRRLYQVDEALSRLYKTPEEFGKCEVCGRDIELERLEVIPETRLCAEHALQADRDTASAADPREAARTGDDAAI
- a CDS encoding RNA polymerase sigma factor, producing MEAETEDVEPQQPDGELIGRILAGEREVYACLVGRYQDTMYRHAAAMVGDRDAAADLVQDTFVKAFTRLDTCDPDRFAAWLFRILRNRCKDWLKNRRQHTAPLQDDAHAAGEGDDPGRTLERTELGRVVDAALMRLPAAQREAFLLKHVDGLSYEEMAERLETGISALKMRVMRAREALQEILRDVV
- the icd gene encoding NADP-dependent isocitrate dehydrogenase, with the protein product MSDWSPTAPAGGERVEIRDGKLHVPDHPVLPFIEGDGTGPDIWNASQPVFDAAVEKAYGGKRKIHWMEVLAGEKSFQQTGSWLPDATLDAFREYLVGIKGPLTTPVGGGIRSLNVALRQILDLYACVRPVRWFEGVPSPVKKPGDVDMVIFRENTEDIYAGIEFEEGTDDARKFSEALQQSFPDRFRKVRFPETSGFGIKPVSREGTERLVRAALDYALAHGRRSVTLVHKGNIMKFTEGAFKNWGYELARRDYGAGDYEGGPWQVIDRGGKQVIVNDVIADAFLQQILTRPKEYDVIATLNLNGDYISDALAAQVGGIGIAPGANINYVTGHAIFEATHGTAPKYAGKDMVNPGSVILSGEMMLRYMGWTEAADLIIKGLEGAIGAKTVTYDFERLMEGATKVSCSEFGRRIVQHMQ